One genomic region from Daphnia magna isolate NIES linkage group LG10, ASM2063170v1.1, whole genome shotgun sequence encodes:
- the LOC116932162 gene encoding transcription termination factor 5, mitochondrial, giving the protein MNVPLLFERPVLNVLRHFSRGVAKVSQTAKDDPYSRFALKQKAETIHHVLGFKMSKARSLLKKDRALGQKPLAHFTKITESLGSLKPVAGQREESTNLFLSSPPVVQRNCQFLQECGATKATADVIASCQNFMAVPIGVFKSYANIDHAVDVQARWLDLVSEPSWRLKNEQLLEQHTTPCSSISHVRNVVFSSYLARKWKISFPEVLKWVEEGIKTLPLSIRRLMRTVSVLPKIGFDQESIWKNPSLLQSDSDSLENFMFTYREDFLGQSASQFLLEFPEVTCQIDFPSLHSNVDNLRRFGVPMACIRNNLRDLLVQDPLVLQGKIRQIEPYPELGVFVHHPRFAKLFDDVDTVVLRVKTFRAIDKRQITFSACTCSAKDFSALIQQRAQLRLSDEALRYLANRTGQPSKSVKEMLRSHPQSRQLGSENMKKVMELVAARGFTKEQIFNGLHLVLYPVGLVAKKLDELPSRPEMQPIETTIKEPTILQIVVYLLEEQFMFTGNGVFAKPPENKTESVARGETNSSPVVN; this is encoded by the exons ATGAATGTTCCCTTATTATTTGAACGACCAGTTTTGAATGTGTTGAGGCACTTCTCTAGAGGGGTGGCTAAAGTCTCACAGACCGCCAAGGATGATCCTTACTCACGTTTTGCGCTGAAACAGAAAGCTGAAACTATTCATCATGTCCTTG GTTTTAAAATGTCAAAAGCTAGAAGTTTGCTAAAAAAAGACAGGGCTTTAGGTCAAAAGCCTTTAGCTCACTTTACAAAAATAACTGAAAGCCTTGGATCTTTAAAACCAGTAGCTGGGCAAAGAGAAGAAAGCACAAATTTATTTCTGTCCTCACCTCCAGTAGTACAACGAAATTGTCAGTTCCTTCAAGAATGTGGTGCCACAAAAGCAACTGCAGATGTAATTGCAAg TTGTCAGAACTTCATGGCAGTACCAATAGGAGTGTTCAAAAGTTACGCAAATATTGATCACGCTGTTGATGTACAAGCCCGGTGGCTGGATCttgtttctgaaccctcgtgGCGCTTGAAAAATGAACAGCTTTTAGAACAACACACCACCCCGTGTAGTTCCATATCACATGTAAGAAATGTGGTATTTTCCAGTTACCTAGCCCGAAAATGGAAAATATCTTTCCCAGAAGTTTTGAAATGGGTGGAAGAAGGCATCAAAACTTTACCGTTAAGCATACGGCGTTTGATGCGTACTGTCAGCGTTTTGCCAAAGATTGGCTTTGACCAAGAAAGT ataTGGAAAAATCCTTCCTTGTTACAAAGCGATTCAGATAGTCTAGAAAATTTCATGTTTACGTATAGGGAAGATTTTCTGGGTCAAAGCGCTAGCCAATTTCTTCTCGAATTCCCTGAAGTGACGTGTCAAATTGATTTTCCCTCTTTACACTCTAACGTGGATAACTTGCGAAGATTCGGCGTACCAATGGCTTGCATACGAAATAACCTTAGAGATTTGCTTGTTCAGGATCCGTTGGTTTTGCAAGGGAAAATAAGACAAATAGAACCTTACCCGGAATTGGGTGTGTTTGTTCACCATCCCAGATTCGCCAAGTTGTTTGATGATGTTGATACCGTTGTCCTTCGCGTAAAGACATTTCGTGCCATTGATAAAAGGCAAATTACATTCAGCGCCTGCACTTGTTCAGCAAAAGA cttTTCAGCCCTTATTCAACAGAGAGCTCAACTACGATTGTCAGATGAAGCACTTCGCTATCTTGCCAACCGCACAGGACAGCCTTCCAAAAGCGTCAAAGAAATGTTGCGATCGCATCCGCAATCAAGGCAATTGGGATCAGAAAATATGAAGAAAGTGATGGAACTTGTCGCTGCCAGAGGTTTTACAAAAGAACAAATCTTCAATGGACTGCACTTGGTCCTTTATCCAGTAGGACTTGTAGCCAAAAAGCTGGATGAGTTACCGTCCAGGCCGGAAATGCAACCAATCGAAACTACAATTAAAGAGCCTACTATCCTTCAAATTGTGGTCTATCTGTTGGAAGAACAATTTATGTTTACGGGAAACGGTGTATTTGCCAAACCACCGGAAAACAAGACTGAAAGTGTTGCCCGTGGTGAAACAAATAGTAGCCCTGTGGTTAACTGA
- the LOC116932146 gene encoding protein-glucosylgalactosylhydroxylysine glucosidase: protein MFLPIALLLFGAIVSGNQSMATESRAVDLSLDSRIFESNSLPIDELEMPSIGNGQLATGVYTDTVYMNGLYNGELGESHRARIPSQINIRMSVGANQTVTDQRFILDTEKGMFIERAVVDGAIVEQRTFAHRLITSLLVTQITVDFSQSVSDSLTLSLSDNPGPVSEDITFTPLQNYTQGLAGKEQTGQTKVVEDSQYQNGLSNVTVIYSEVPEKVTLTRDRPTITFVMSIASTYAEASSTYSYAYNLTQSNDGHLELVRTHVDQWKKIWDSGNILMEGPNLELAKVVCGSMYYLLSSLPHEPVDANRRRFSGLSPGSLANGAFLKDYQGHSFWDTETWMFPSVLMLWPYVAKDLLLYRMSNIHAARDRAVGTGYQGARFPWESGFTGVEVTPDCCPETRDNQQHITGDISFATRQYWAATGDTKWLNGENYSFPLEINGCNFIREMAQFWASRAEYNSATDQYEIKGVMPPDEDHPYVDNSVYTNVIASYSIFFAKHAECQCGSSMTGDVPETWLDIARKIKIPFDVERNYHPEFDGYQPGETIKQADVVLLGFPLMYVTDPVVRQNDLDIYENVTRVDGPAMTWSMHAIGHLESGDEARGAAMLNRSFQPYLIEPFKVWNEAQNHKGAFNFITGMGGFLQSILFGYAGLRLTVEKLTANPILPPGITNFTLQGMDYLGCSFNINIQTSTVDINWISGSSCDSLDVVPDQVKEMEFKSYSAGRMTFPRGPFTIKRKTPSNCPLPDANNNLNSAAPSSNLNLNFLLTTFVASKALLTNLVSWE from the exons ATGTTTCTTCCCATCGCTCTTCTTCTATTTGGGGCCATCGTCTCGGGGAACCAATCGATGGCCACCGAGTCCAGAGCGGTCGATCTGAGCCTGGACTCACGCATCTTTGAGAGTAACAG CTTACCAATCGATGAGCTTGAAATGCCTAGCATTGGTAATGGTCAGCTGGCCACTGGTGTATACACGGACACGGTATACATGAATGGACTTTACAACGGGGAGCTGGGCGAATCTCACCGGGCCAGAATTCCATCTCAGATCAACATCCGCATGAGCGTCGGAGCCAACCAAACTGTAACAGACCAACGTTTCATTTTAGATACAGAAAAAG GGATGTTTATCGAACGGGCTGTAGTTGATGGCGCTATCGTGGAACAAAGGACATTTGCTCATCGTCTGATAACTTCCCTGCTCGTCACTCAAATCACAGTTGATTTCAGCCAATCAG TCAGCGATTCATTGACGTTATCCTTGTCCGATAATCCTGGCCCCGTTAGCGAAGACATTACCTTCACTCCGTTGCAAAATTATACTCAAGGTCTGGCGGGCAAAGAACAAACTGGGCAAACAAAGGTCGTTGAAGATTCACAGTATCAAAATGGTCTGTCAAACGTCACCGTTATTTATTCAGAA GTACCGGAGAAAGTAACATTAACCCGGGATAGACCCACAATAACTTTTGTCATGTCAATCGCATCAACATACGCAGAAGCGTCTAGTACTTATTCTTACG CGTACAATCTAACGCAGTCAAATGATGGCCATCTTGAGCTGGTCAGAACTCACGTCGATCAGTGGAAGAAAATTTGGGATTCTGGAAATATTTTAATGGAAGGCCCTAATTTGGAATTG GCCAAGGTTGTCTGTGGCAGTATGTATTATTTGCTGAGTTCCCTCCCGCACGAGCCGGTTGACGCTAACCGACGACGTTTTAGTGGGTTAAGTCCAGGGTCGTTAGCCAACGGAGCTTTTCTGAAAGATTATCAAGGCCATTCTTTTTGGGATACGGAAACTTGGATGTTCCCATCCGTTCTAATGTTGTGGCCGTACGTGGCAAAAGATTTGTTACTCTACCGCATGAGCAATATCCATGCTGCGCGCGACAGAGCTGTTGGAACAGGTTATCAGGGAGCTCGCTTTCCCTGGGAATCGGGATTTACCGGGGTTGAAGTTACTCCAGATTGCTGCCCAGAGACCCGTGACAACCAACAACATATTACTG GTGACATTTCTTTCGCAACGAGGCAATACTGGGCAGCTACTGGAGACACCAAATGGCTTAACGGAGAGAACTATAGTTTTCCGTTGGAG ATTAACGGCTGCAACTTCATCAGGGAAATGGCACAGTTCTGGGCTAGTCGGGCGGAATACAACTCAGCCACAGATCAATACGAAATCAAGG GTGTTATGCCGCCGGATGAAGATCATCCCTATGTTGACAATTCG GTCTACACGAATGTGATAGCGTCCTATTCTATCTTTTTCGCTAA GCACGCGGAATGTCAGTGCGGATCGTCGATGACGGGAGACGTACCAGAAACTTGGCTAGACATTGcacgaaaaattaaaatcccATTTGATGTTGAACGCAATTATCACCCCGAATTTGATGGTTATCAACCGGGCGAGACTATCAAACAGGCTGATGTTGTCCTTTTAGGTTTTCCGCTTATGTACGTAACTGATCCTGTCGTGAGGCAAAACGATTTGGATATTTACGAGAATGTCACAAGAGTTGACGGGCCGGCGATGACGTGGTCCATGCATGCCATTGGCCATTTGGAATCCGGTGACGAAGCAAGAGGTGCAGCCATGCTCAATCGCAGTTTTCAACCTTATCTTATCGAGCCATTCAAA GTATGGAATGAAGCACAGAATCATAAAGGTGCTTTCAATTTTATAACTGGAATGGGCGGATTTCTTCAGTCAATCCTGTTTGGTTATGCCGGGTTGCGTTTAACAGTTGAAAAATTAACTGCAAATCCAATTTTGCCGCCAGGCATTACCAATTTTACCCTTCAAG GGATGGATTATTTGGGCTGTTCATTTAACATTAACATCCAAACAAGCACGGTGGACATCAACTGGATTAGCGGCAGTAGTTGTGATTCTTTAGACGTTGTTCCTGATCAAGTCAAAGAAATGGAATTCAAAAGTTATTCAGCTGGGCGGATGACATTTCCTCGAGGACCATTCACGATCAAACGAAAAACTCCATCAAACTGTCCGCTGCCCGATGCGAACAATAACTTGAACTCTGCCGCGCCGTCTTCAAATTTGAACTTGAATTTTCTGTTGACTACTTTTGTAGCATCGAAGGCCTTGTTGACAAACCTTGTGTCGTGGGAATAA